The Falco peregrinus isolate bFalPer1 chromosome 9, bFalPer1.pri, whole genome shotgun sequence genome includes a window with the following:
- the RPS6KB2 gene encoding ribosomal protein S6 kinase beta-2 isoform X7, with translation MPATDRGFPPTGDGAGAPGERPGVFQVRKVQGTNTGKIFAMKVLKKAKIACNAKDTAHTRAERNILEAVKHPFIVDLIYAFQTGGKLYLILECLSGGELFMQLEREGIFLEDTACFYLSEITLALGHLHSHGIIYRDLKPENIMLNSQGHIKLTDFGLCKESIHDGAVTHTFCGTIEYMAPEILVRSGHNRAVDWWSLGALMYDMLTGSPPFTAENRKKTIDKILKGKLVLPPYLTPDARDLLKKFLKRNPNQRVGGGPGDAADVQKQPFFRHINWEDLLARRLDPPFKPCLQSEEDVSQFDTRFTRQTPVDSPDDAAISESANQAFLGFTYVAPSVLESIKEGFSFQPKVRSPRRLNSSPCTPVSPVKFSPFEAFKPGTTGELMELGPSLPPPPEGTAPLPIKTSVGAKKQKGGRGRVPR, from the exons GTGTTCCAGGTCCGCAAAGTGCAGGGCACCAACACGGGGAAGATCTTCGCCATGAAGGTCCTGAAGAAG GCCAAGATCGCCTGCAACGCCAAGGACACGGCGCACACCCGGGCTGAGAGGAACATCCTGGAGGCCGTCAAACACCCCTTCATCGTTGACCTCATCTATGCCTTCCAGACGGGTGGCAAGCTCTACCTCATCCTGGAGTGCCTCAGCG GTGGAGAGCTCTTCATGCAGCTGGAGCGGGAGGGCATCTTCCTGGAGGACACTGCCTG TTTCTACCTGAGCGAGATCACACTGGCGCTGGGCCACCTGCACTCCCACGGCATCATCTACCGCGACCTTAAGCCAGAGAACATCATGCTCAACAGCCAAG GGCACATCAAGCTGACAGACTTTGGGCTGTGCAAGGAGTCGATCCATGACGGGGCTGTCACCCACACCTTCTGCGGCACCATCGAGTACAT GGCCCCCGAGATCCTGGTGCGCAGCGGGCACAACCGGGCGGTGGACTGGTGGAGCCTGGGCGCCCTGATGTACGACATGCTCACAGGATCG CCCCCCTTCACCGCCGAGAACCGCAAGAAGACCATCGACAAGATCCTCAAGGGCAAGCTGGTGCTGCCGCCGTACCTGACGCCCGATGCACGGGACCTGCTCAAGAAG TTCCTCAAGAGGAACCCCAACCAGCGGGTTGGTGGGGGGCCAGGTGATGCCGCCGATGTACAG AAGCAGCCCTTCTTCCGCCACATCAACTGGGAGGACCTGCTGGCACGCAGGCTGGACCCCCCCTTCAAACCCTGCTTG CAGTCGGAGGAGGATGTCAGCCAGTTCGACACCCGCTTCACCCGCCAGACGCCTGTAGACAGCCCAGATGATGCTGCCATCAGTGAGAGTGCCAACCAGGCCTTCCTG GGCTTCACCTACGTGGCCCCCTCAGTGCTGGAGAGCATCAAGGAGGGGTTCTCCTTCCAGCCCAAGGtgcgctccccccgccgcctcaACAGCAGCCCCTGCACCCCTGTCAG cccggTCAAGTTCTCCCCCTTCGAGGCATTCAAGCCGGGGACGACAGGGGAGCTGATGGAGCTGGggcccagcctgcccccccCGCCTGAGGGCACGGCCCCACTGCCCATCAAGACCTCCGTGGGTGCCAAGAAGCagaagggggggcgggggcgggtgCCCAGGTAG
- the RPS6KB2 gene encoding ribosomal protein S6 kinase beta-2 isoform X8, with protein MKVLKKAKIACNAKDTAHTRAERNILEAVKHPFIVDLIYAFQTGGKLYLILECLSGGELFMQLEREGIFLEDTACFYLSEITLALGHLHSHGIIYRDLKPENIMLNSQGHIKLTDFGLCKESIHDGAVTHTFCGTIEYMAPEILVRSGHNRAVDWWSLGALMYDMLTGSPPFTAENRKKTIDKILKGKLVLPPYLTPDARDLLKKFLKRNPNQRVGGGPGDAADVQKQPFFRHINWEDLLARRLDPPFKPCLQSEEDVSQFDTRFTRQTPVDSPDDAAISESANQAFLGFTYVAPSVLESIKEGFSFQPKVRSPRRLNSSPCTPVSPVKFSPFEAFKPGTTGELMELGPSLPPPPEGTAPLPIKTSVGAKKQKGGRGRVPR; from the exons ATGAAGGTCCTGAAGAAG GCCAAGATCGCCTGCAACGCCAAGGACACGGCGCACACCCGGGCTGAGAGGAACATCCTGGAGGCCGTCAAACACCCCTTCATCGTTGACCTCATCTATGCCTTCCAGACGGGTGGCAAGCTCTACCTCATCCTGGAGTGCCTCAGCG GTGGAGAGCTCTTCATGCAGCTGGAGCGGGAGGGCATCTTCCTGGAGGACACTGCCTG TTTCTACCTGAGCGAGATCACACTGGCGCTGGGCCACCTGCACTCCCACGGCATCATCTACCGCGACCTTAAGCCAGAGAACATCATGCTCAACAGCCAAG GGCACATCAAGCTGACAGACTTTGGGCTGTGCAAGGAGTCGATCCATGACGGGGCTGTCACCCACACCTTCTGCGGCACCATCGAGTACAT GGCCCCCGAGATCCTGGTGCGCAGCGGGCACAACCGGGCGGTGGACTGGTGGAGCCTGGGCGCCCTGATGTACGACATGCTCACAGGATCG CCCCCCTTCACCGCCGAGAACCGCAAGAAGACCATCGACAAGATCCTCAAGGGCAAGCTGGTGCTGCCGCCGTACCTGACGCCCGATGCACGGGACCTGCTCAAGAAG TTCCTCAAGAGGAACCCCAACCAGCGGGTTGGTGGGGGGCCAGGTGATGCCGCCGATGTACAG AAGCAGCCCTTCTTCCGCCACATCAACTGGGAGGACCTGCTGGCACGCAGGCTGGACCCCCCCTTCAAACCCTGCTTG CAGTCGGAGGAGGATGTCAGCCAGTTCGACACCCGCTTCACCCGCCAGACGCCTGTAGACAGCCCAGATGATGCTGCCATCAGTGAGAGTGCCAACCAGGCCTTCCTG GGCTTCACCTACGTGGCCCCCTCAGTGCTGGAGAGCATCAAGGAGGGGTTCTCCTTCCAGCCCAAGGtgcgctccccccgccgcctcaACAGCAGCCCCTGCACCCCTGTCAG cccggTCAAGTTCTCCCCCTTCGAGGCATTCAAGCCGGGGACGACAGGGGAGCTGATGGAGCTGGggcccagcctgcccccccCGCCTGAGGGCACGGCCCCACTGCCCATCAAGACCTCCGTGGGTGCCAAGAAGCagaagggggggcgggggcgggtgCCCAGGTAG
- the PTPRCAP gene encoding protein tyrosine phosphatase receptor type C-associated protein — translation MAGAWWHPPAPVLLALAGLAAAEEPAGNRSDRAVGALLGLLLCLVVGLAVAWHHLCRLSAGHYHPRPLGRRALALLRGRWHRLRGQGDTTAQPCHGDRVAAAAPRNEEEEELMPWNQEQQLAEEQKEDEDEQKARDGDEDEEAEATVQAGESPPGRGQGAGGSAEALLSDLHAFSGTAAWGDTRPHLTAL, via the exons ATG GCTGGAGCGTGGTGGCACCCACCAGCACCGGTGCTGCTGGCGCTggccgggctggcggcggcggaggAGCCGGCGGGGAACCGCAGCGACCGGGCAGTGggggccctgctggggctcctgctctgcctggtggTGGGGCTGGCCGTGGCCTGGCACCACCTCTGCCGGCTCTCGGCTGGCCACTACCACCCCCGGCCCCTGGGCCGCCGGGCGCTGGCGCTGCTGCGGGGACGCTGGCACCGGCTGCGGGGACAAGGTGACACCACGGCCCAGCCTTGCCACGGGGACCGGGTGGCAGCGGCGGCCCCCCGcaatgaggaggaggaagagctgatGCCGTGGaaccaggagcagcagctggcggaggagcagaaggaggatgaggatgagcAGAAGGCACGTGACGGTGATGAGGATGAGGAGGCCGAGGCAACCGTGCAGGCCGGGGAGAGCCCCccaggcagggggcagggggcggggggcagcgccgAGGCCCTGCTCAGTGACCTCCATGCCTTCTCGGGGACAGCAGCCTGGGGGGACACGCGGCCCCACCTCACCGCCCTGTGA
- the CORO1B gene encoding coronin-1B, with translation MSFRKVVRQSKFRHVFGQPVKTEQCYDDIRVSRVTWDSTFCAVNPSFVAIIVEASGGGAFLVLPLHKTGRIDKSYPTVCGHTGPVLDIDWCPHNDHVIASGSEDCTVMVWQIPENGLSQPLTEPVVVLEGHSKRVGIITWHPTARNVLLSAGCDNVVLIWNVGTAEELYRLEGMHPDLIYSVSWSRDGARFCTACKDKSVRVIDPRRGTVVAEKERAHEGARPMRAIFLADGKIFTTGFSRMSERQLALWDMENLEEPMGLQELDSSNGALLPFYDPDTNVVYVCGKGDSSIRYFEITEEPPYIHFLNTFTSKEPQRGMGWMPKRGLDVNKCEIARFYKLHERKCEPIIMTVPRKSDLFQDDLYPDTAGPEAAMEAEEWVAGRTAGPVLVSLRQAYVPSKQRDLKVNRRTLLHENRPPCYCLRLRHAAQHAPRCACPHPPQRPPRPWAPSPPRPRAGGWRRCCRRWRRCGHWWRSRASASPAWRSSSAASRTATSRDQPTALRDHHPQELQLGTFPHPPAPWQGPCLRPGVPQTL, from the exons ATGTCGTTTCGGAAGGTGGTGCGGCAGAGCAAGTTCCGGCACGTTTTCGGGCAGCCGGTGAAGACGGAGCAGTGCTACGATGACATCCGTGTCTCCCGCGTCACTTGGGACAGCACCTTCTGTGCTGTCAACCCTTCGTTTGTTGCCATCATCGTGGAGGCCAGTGGTGGCGGCGCCTTCCTTGTCCTGCCCCTGCACAAG ACCGGGCGCATTGACAAGTCATACCCCACGGTGTGCGGGCACACGGGCCCCGTCCTCGACATCGACTGGTGTCCCCACAACGACCATGTCATCGCCAGCGGCTCGGAGGACTGCACCGTCATG gTCTGGCAGATCCCCGAGAATGGGCTCAGCCAGCCCCTGACGGAGCCGGTGgtggtgctggaggggcactCGAAGCGCGTGGGCATCATCACCTGGCACCCCACTGCCCGCAACGTCCTGCTCAGCGCAG GCTGCGACAACGTGGTGCTGATCTGGAACGTGGGCACAGCGGAGGAGTTGTACCGCCTGGAGGGGATGCACCCCGACCTCATCTACAGCGTCAGCTGGAGCCGCGACGGTGCCCGCTTCTGCACCGCCTGCAAGGACAAGAGCGTCCGTGTCATCGACCCCCGCCGCGGCACCGTGGTGGCC gAGAAGGAGCGGGCGCATGAGGGTGCTCGGCCCATGCGGGCCATCTTCTTGGCTGACGGCAAGATCTTCACCACCGGCTTCAGCCGCATGAGCGAGCGGCAGCTGGCGCTGTGGGACATG GAGAACCTGGAGGAGcccatggggctgcaggagctggactCCAGCAACGGGGCTCTGCTGCCATTCTATGACCCCGACACCAACGTGGTCTACGTCTGCGGCAAA GGCGACTCGAGCATCCGGTACTTTGAGATCACGGAGGAGCCGCCCTACATCCACTTCCTGAACACCTTCACCAGCAAGGAGCCGCAGCGGGGCATGGGCTGGATGCCCAAGCGTGGGCTGGATGTCAACAAGTGTGAGATCGCCAG gttCTACAAGCTGCATGAGCGCAAGTGTGAGCCCATCATCATGACGGTGCCAAGAAAG TCGGACCTGTTCCAGGACGACCTGTACCCCGACACGGCGGGCCCCGAGGCAGCGATGGAGGCAGAGGAGTGGGTGGCAGGCCGGACGGCGGGGCCGGTGCTGGTGTCCCTGCGCCAGGCCTATGTCCCCAGCAAGCAGCGGGACCTCAAGGTCAACCGCCGCACCCTCCTCCACGAGAACCGCCCCCCCTGCTACTGCCTCCGGCTCCGCCACGCCGCCCAGCACGCCCCCCGCTGCGCCTGCCCCCACCCGCCTCAgcgccccccccggccctgggCACCATCCCCACCGCGCCCACG GGCGGGCGGCtggaggaggtgctgcaggaggtggcGGCGCTGCGGGCACTGGTGGCGGAGCAGGGCCAGCGCATCGCCCGCCTGGAGGAGCAGCTCAGCCGCCTCGAGAACGGCCACGTCTAGGGACCAGCCGACCGCCCTCAGGGACCACCacccccaggagctgcagctggggaccttcccccaccccccggcccccTGGCAGGGACCATGCCTGCGCCCTGGGGTCCCCCAAACCCTCTAA
- the GPR152 gene encoding probable G-protein coupled receptor 152, with product MELNATLFPPLLLPPPGTLTWDRQLQVACAALGLPANAFTLWLTGWRLRCRGLAAFIFSLAASDFLFLANSVLQIWSVAHRDQGPLDTPLCRLHRFLNGLGYYSGLFLLAAISLDRCLLVAAPLWYRCRRPARLPAVLCVGAWLVAGGCSVPDAALSVADELLPGLVVCRSQRGSWDVPLRWLEVVVEGLLPFCVVVACHGVALVLAQCRSSRGGHPLTRFQYIVVATLSAYVVLHLPFQVTQLLHLVVSGPPDHLLYLLGLAFNLSSCLNPCLYLLLGSRTCHHLTRLPRAALARLLPATSTPVPPTALSPVPPATGTPVPPGTGISAPPSTVTTTPPTAITSVPPTAITPVPPTTLAHLPAEAPVGSPPAAP from the coding sequence ATGGAGCTGAACGCCACGCTGTTCCCCCCActgctcctgccaccccccGGCACCCTGACGtgggacaggcagctgcaggtggccTGCGCGGCACTGGGGCTGCCCGCCAACGCCTTCACCCTCTGGCTGACGGGCTGGCGCCTGCGCTGCCGGGGACTGGCCGCCTTCATCTTCAGCTTGGCCGCCTCCGACTTCCTCTTCCTCGCCAACTCGGTCCTGCAGATCTGGTCAGTGGCCCACCGTGACCAGGGGCCTCTGGACACCCCGCTGTGCCGCCTCCACCGATTCCTCAATGGCTTGGGCTACTACAGCGGGCTCTTCTTGCTGGCGGCCATCAGCCTGGACCGCTGCTTGCTGGTGGCCGCCCCGCTCTGGTACCGGTGCCGGCGGCCGGCCCGCTTGCCGGCAGTGCTGTGCGTGGGCGCCTGGCTGGTGGCGGGTGGCTGCAGCGTGCCCGACGCAGCGCTGTCAGTGGCAGATGAGCTGCTGCCCGGGTTGGTGGTGTGCCGGAGCCAGAGGGGGAGCTGGGACGTGCCGTTGCGTtggctggaggtggtggtggaggggcTGCTGCCCTTCTGCGTGGTGGTGGCTTGCCATGGGGTGGCCCTGGTGCTGGCCCAGTGCCGGAGCAGCCGAGGCGGCCACCCGCTCACCCGTTTCCAGTACATCGTGGTGGCCACGCTGAGTGCCTACGTGGTGCTGCATCTGCCTTTCCAGgtcacccagctgctgcacctGGTGGTCTCTGGGCCCCCTGACCACCTACTCtacctgctggggctggccttcaacctcagcagctgcctcaaCCCCTGCCTCTACCTGCTGCTCGGCTCCCGCACCTGCCATCACCTCACCCGCCTGCCACGGGCGGCCCTTGCccgcctgctgcctgccaccagcacccctgTGCCACCCACTGCCCTCAGCCCCGTGCCACCTGCCACTGGCACCCCTGTGCCACCTGGCACCGGCATCTCTGCACCACCCTCCACCGTCACCACCACGCCACCCACTGCCATCACCTCAGTGCCACCCACTGCCATCACCCCTGTGCCACCCACCACCCTCGCCCACCTGCCGGCCGAGGCACCCGTGGGgtccccaccagcagctccatga